In Camelus bactrianus isolate YW-2024 breed Bactrian camel chromosome 10, ASM4877302v1, whole genome shotgun sequence, a genomic segment contains:
- the LOC141578955 gene encoding olfactory receptor 8H1-like: MGGRNNTQVSSFILQGLTDSAGIRLALFTLFLLMYLITMLGNAGMILIIRLDLQLHTPMYFFLSHLSFLDLSYSTVITPKTLESLLTSAKSISRMNCFTQLYFFVFLGATECFLLSSMAYDRYVAICNPLHYPVVMSLRRCCFLILGSYLIGFLDSFVNVLCISRLHFCNSNIIQHFFCDTYPILALSCTETHDIEVMIFIVTGTTLVVSLITISVSYVFILSTVLKTTSTSGKQKAFSTCGSHLLGVTIFYGTMIFTYLKPSKSYSLGKDQMASVFYTIVIPMLNPFIYSLRNKEVKNALCRVTQKRDGSRQLK; this comes from the coding sequence ATGGGTGGAAGGAATAACACGCAAGTGTCCAGCTTCATCCTTCAGGGGCTGACAGATTCTGCAGGGATCCGGCTGGCCCTCTTCACGCTGTTTCTCCTGATGTACCTGATCACCATGCTGGGAAATGCAGGGATGATACTGATAATCCGCCTGGATCTCCAGCTTCACACCCCCATGTATTTTTTCCTCAGTCACCTCTCATTCCTTGACCTCAGTTACTCAACTGTCATCACCCCTAAAACCTTAGAGAGCTTACTGACCTCCGCCAAGTCTATTTCACGGATGAACTGCTTCACCCAGTTGTACTTCTTCGTCTTCCTGGGTGCCACTGaatgtttccttctctcctcaaTGGCCTATGATCGCTATGTAGCCATCTGCAACCCTCTGCATTACCCTGTAGTTATGTCCCTGAGACGCTGCTGCTTCCTCATCCTTGGGTCCTATTTGATTGGCTTTCTGGACTCCTTTGTCAATGTCCTTTGCATAAGCAGATTGCATTTCTGCAACTCCAATATAATCCAGCACTTCTTCTGTGACACATACCCAATCTTAGCCCTGTCCTGCACTGAAACACATGACATCGAAGTCATGATATTCATTGTCACTGGCACCACCCTAGTGGTGTCTCTTATCACAATATCTGTGTCCTATGTGTTCATCCTGTCTACTGTCCTGAAAACTACTTCCACTTCCGGAAAGCAAAAGGCCTTTTCTACCTGTGGCTCGCATCTCCTGGGAGTCACCATCTTTTATGGCACTATGATTTTTACTTATTTGAAGCCAAGTAAATCTTACTCCTTGGGAAAGGATCAAATGGCTTCTGTTTTTTATACCATTGTGATCCCCATGCTGAATCCATTCATTTATAGTCTCAGgaacaaagaagtaaaaaatgCTCTCTGTAGAGTCACTCAGAAGAGAGATGGATCCAGGCAATTAAAATAA
- the LOC105081042 gene encoding olfactory receptor 5T2: MQNVTEVTTFVLKGFTDDPELQSILFFLFVAIYLFTLMGNLGLVVLVMGDSRMHNPMYYFLSVLSSVDACYSSVITPKMLADFMSKNKVISFLGCAAQMFLAVTFGTTECFLLAAMAYDRYVAIYNPLLYSVSMAPRVYVPLITASYVGGIVNASVHTAATFSLSFCASNEIKHVFCDIPPLLALSCSDTHTNQLLLFCFVGSIEVVTILIVLISYGFILLAILRMHSAEGRRKAFSTCGSHLTAVSIFHGTVLFMYVRPSSSYALDHDMIVSVFYSIMIPMLNPIIYSLRNKDIKESMQKVFGKNWFINKVYFHSKN; encoded by the coding sequence ATGCAGAATGTCACTGAAGTCACTACATTTGTACTGAAGGGCTTCACGGATGATCCTGAACTGCAGAGCATCTTATTCTTCCTGTTTGTAGCAATTTACCTTTTTACTCTGATGGGCAATTTAGGACTGGTTGTATTGGTCATGGGGGATTCCCGGATGCACAACCCTATGTACTATTTTCTGAGTGTGTTATCATCTGTGGATGCCTGCTATTCTTCAGTCATTACCCCAAAAATGTTAGCAGATTTTATGTCAAAAAACAAAGTCATTTCATTCCTTGGATGCGCAGCACAGATGTTTCTCGCTGTTACTTTTGGGACCACAGAATGCTTCCTCTTGGCTGCAATGGCATATGATCGCTATGTAGCAATCTACAACCCCCTCCTGTATTCAGTGAGCATGGCGCCCAGAGTCTATGTGCCACTCATCACTGCTTCCTATGTTGGTGGCATTGTGAATGCTTCTGTGCACACAGCGGCCACATTTAGCCTGTCCTTCTGTGCGTCCAATGAAATTAAACACGTCTTTTGTGACATCCCTCCTCTCCTCGCTCTTTCTTGCTCTGACACTCACACAAACCAGCTTCTACTCTTCTGCTTCGTGGGCTCTATTGAGGTAGTCACTATCCTGATTGTCCTGATCTCCTATGGCTTCATTCTGCTGGCCATCCTGAGGATGCATTCTGCCGAAGGGAGAAGGAAGGCCTTCTCTACATGCGGCTCTCACCTAACTGCTGTGTCCATTTTTCACGGTACAGTTCTCTTCATGTACGTGAGACCAAGTTCCAGCTACGCCTTGGACCATGACATGATAGTTTCTGTATTTTACAGCATCATGATTCCCATGCTGAATCCAATCATTTATAGTTTGAGGAACAAAGATATCAAAGAGTCAATGCAGAAAGTGTTTGGGAAAAATTGGTTTATCAATAAAGtgtattttcacagtaaaaattaa
- the LOC105081013 gene encoding olfactory receptor 5T2-like, whose translation MQNVTKVTLFVLKGFTDKPDLQIFLFPLFLVIYLFTLMGNLGLVVLVTRASRLHNPMYYFLSLLSCVDASLSSVIIPNMLVDFMSKNKVITFFECAAQMFLIVTLGTTECFLLAAMSYDRYVAIYNPLLYSVSMAPRVYVPLITASYVGGIVNASVHTVATFSLSFCASNEIKHVFCDIPPLLALSCSDTRTNQLLLFYFVGSIEIVTILIVLISYGFILLAILRMHSAEGRRKAFSTCGSHLTAVSIYHGTILFMYVRPSSSYALDHDMIVSVFYSIVIPMLNPIIYSLRNKDVKEAMNRVFGKLWFINKV comes from the coding sequence ATGCAGAATGTCACCAAAGTCACTCTGTTTGTACTGAAGGGCTTCACAGACAAGCCTGACCTGCAGATCTTCCTGTTTCCCCTGTTTCTAGTGATCTACCTGTTTACTCTGATGGGAAATTTAGGACTAGTTGTGTTGGTCACCAGGGCTTCCCGGCTGCACAACCCCATGTACTATTTTCTGAGTCTGTTATCATGCGTGGATGCCAGCCTTTCCTCAGTAATTATCCCAAATATGTTAGTAGATTTTATgtcaaaaaataaagtcattacaTTCTTTGAATGTGCAGCCCAGATGTTTCTCATTGTTACTCTAGGGACCACAGAATGCTTCCTCTTGGCCGCAATGTCATATGATCGCTATGTAGCAATCTACAACCCCCTCCTGTATTCAGTGAGCATGGCGCCCAGAGTCTATGTGCCACTCATCACTGCTTCCTATGTTGGTGGCATTGTGAATGCTTCTGTGCACACAGTGGCCACATTTAGCCTGTCCTTCTGTGCGTCTAATGAAATTAAACACGTCTTTTGTGACATCCCTCCTCTCCTCGCTCTTTCTTGCTCTGACACTCGCACAAACCAGCTTCTACTCTTCTACTTCGTGGGCTCTATTGAGATAGTCACTATCCTGATTGTCCTGATCTCCTATGGTTTCATTCTGCTGGCCATCCTGAGGATGCATTCTGCCGAAGGGAGAAGGAAAGCCTTTTCTACATGTGGCTCTCACCTAACTGCAGTGTCAATTTACCATGGAACCATCCTCTTCATGTATGTGAGACCGAGTTCCAGCTATGCCTTGGACCATGACATGATAGTGTCTGTATTTTACAGCATCGTGATTCCCATGTTGAATCCAATCATTTATAGTTTAAGGAATAAAGATGTTAAAGAGGCCATGAACAGAGTATTTGGGAAACTTTGGTTTATCAATAAAGtgtaa